One genomic window of Manihot esculenta cultivar AM560-2 chromosome 16, M.esculenta_v8, whole genome shotgun sequence includes the following:
- the LOC110603017 gene encoding berberine bridge enzyme-like 17 codes for MKVSISITQIVLSVLLLLFSAPTSYPQVLENFLNCLPNHVHGSNPIFEAIYTPSNSSFQSVLVAYIKNRRFLTSDTPKPLAIVVALHESHVQATVICAKFHSLQIRIRSGGHDFEGLSYRSDVPFVILDLFNLRSIDIDIDSETAWVQSGAILGELYYAIAKKSKVHGFPAGVCPSIGVGGHFSGGGYGNMMRKYGLSVDHVIDAKLVDVNGKILNRKSMGEDLFWAIRGGGGASFGVILSWKIKLVRVPEKVTVFMVDRTLEEGATDIVYQWQAINKLDKELFIRAQPEVRRNDKDEKTVRVRFIALFLGNTKKLLSLLKKSIPKLGLKQEDCKEVSWLESTMFWTNIPLGTPTEALLNRSIPAELFFKSKSDYVKKIISKHDLENIWKQFMKTEGMVLQWNPYGGRMKEISASETPFPHRAGYLFKIQYFTLWFTQGTEASDRHIRLAREMYDSMAPHVSKNPREAYLNYRDLDIGRNPSNETNFQEAQVYGSKYFKGNFLKLVAVKKRVDPDNFFKNEQSIPPL; via the coding sequence ATGAAGGTTTCAATTTCTATAACGCAGATAGTACTCTCAGTACTTCTGCTGCTATTTTCAGCGCCAACATCTTATCCACAAGTTCTTGAAAACTTCCTCAACTGCCTTCCAAATCATGTTCATGGATCCAATCCAATCTTTGAAGCCATCTACACTCCATCAAATTCCTCCTTTCAATCTGTTTTAGTAGCTTACATCAAGAATCGCAGGTTTTTAACCTCTGATACGCCCAAACCACTAGCTATCGTCGTTGCTCTGCATGAATCTCATGTCCAGGCAACTGTTATTTGTGCCAAGTTTCATAGCTTGCAGATCAGAATCAGGAGTGGTGGCCATGATTTCGAGGGTCTTTCTTATAGATCCGATGTCCCATTTGTGATTCTTGACCTCTTCAATCTCCGATCTATTGACATAGATATTGATTCTGAGACTGCATGGGTTCAATCTGGAGCAATTCTTGGAGAACTTTACTATGCGATTGCCAAGAAAAGCAAAGTTCATGGTTTTCCAGCCGGAGTTTGCCCGTCAATTGGCGTTGGTGGCCATTTTAGTGGAGGAGGGTACGGCAATATGATGAGAAAATATGGGCTTTCAGTGGATCATGTCATTGATGCAAAGCTAGTTGATGTCAATGGTAAAATCCTGAACAGAAAATCCATGGGGGAGGATTTGTTCTGGGCAATAAGAGGAGGTGGTGGAGCAAGCTTCGGGGTCATCCTCTCATGGAAGATCAAACTAGTTCGTGTCCCGGAAAAGGTGACTGTTTTCATGGTGGACAGGACCTTGGAAGAAGGAGCAACTGATATTGTTTATCAATGGCAAGCCATAAACAAATTAGATAAAGAACTTTTCATCAGAGCACAACCAGAAGTTCGTCGAAATGATAAAGATGAGAAGACAGTAAGAGTCAGATTCATAGCCCTCTTCTTGGGAAACACTAAGAAGCTTCTTAGCTTGCTGAAGAAGAGCATCCCTAAACTGGGTTTGAAGCAAGAAGATTGCAAAGAAGTGAGTTGGCTAGAATCTACGATGTTTTGGACCAACATTCCACTTGGAACACCCACAGAAGCTTTGCTCAACAGGAGTATCCCAGCAGAGTTGTTCTTCAAAAGCAAATCAGATTACGTGAAAAAGATAATCTCCAAGCATGACTTGGAGAACATTTGGAAGCAGTTCATGAAAACAGAAGGAATGGTACTGCAATGGAACCCTTATGGAGGAAGAATGAAAGAGATTTCAGCTTCAGAAACTCCATTTCCTCACAGAGCAGGATATCTAttcaaaattcaatattttactCTCTGGTTTACACAAGGAACAGAAGCTAGCGATCGTCATATAAGATTGGCAAGAGAAATGTATGATTCAATGGCTCCACATGTGAGCAAAAACCCAAGAGAAGCCTATCTCAATTATAGAGATCTTGACATCGGAAGAAATCCAAGCAATGAGACCAACTTCCAGGAAGCTCAAGTCTATGGCAGCAAATATTTCAAGGGTAATTTTCTGAAATTGGTGGCTGTGAAGAAGAGGGTTGATCCTGATAATTTTTTCAAGAATGAACAGAGTATTCCTCCCCTTTGA